The Oryza brachyantha chromosome 7, ObraRS2, whole genome shotgun sequence genomic interval CGTGGCGGGCATGGTCAAGAAGAAGGCCTAGGGAAGCAACTGCGGCGAACCGGCGGTGCAgaggcggcggttgcggcggcggcgaggcgcatTGGGGACGGGAAGAATTGAGAGGAGGAAGTGGTGGTGAGAGTGTGAGACAGCGAGATTCGCCGGCTGCTCCCTACTCCGCCATCGTGGCGGAGGATATTCCAGTTCAGGTACGGCAAATTTAGGCACGAACAAATAAACTATCTTGATAAGATTCAGGCCGATTTTCTTTACAATTAAGCGAAGCAATCAagcaattgattttttttcccctctgaGAATAGTTCTTCGTGCGCCATCTTATGGAGGAGGAAAATGACGGCACTTGTTGCTTCCCCGCGACGTGCAACAATGGAAATGGGATGGAGAAGTAAGCTTCAAACAGAATGCTGATGACGTCCCCATCAGTTCTTATcccacctcctctcctccttgtCCTAGCTTTGCTTCCACTCATGCAACTGCTTTTGCACAATTTGATGATGCATATGCTTCGATCGTCTTCTCATCTTGTACTGCCTTTCGGCCTTCCGGGCATATATATGGACAGTGCATTGTGTTGGCCTGAGCTGCGAGCTTGCTGAGCACAATGGCGGTGCAGAGAGCGGACGCTGGCTCTTGGCTCCATGCGCTGGTTCTTGTTTATGCCTTGTGCTGGGCATTGTCACTGAGTCTTGTGGTTGTGGAGGGTCAAACTGGTCAGTTGAACGTGGATGCCTCGTCGCAGAATGCAAGGAAGATCCCTGATAAGATGTTCGGTATCTTTTTCGAGGTGAGATTGAAACTGAAGATTTAACTACATTAGTTTGTTGCTCTTTGATCTAACGGGTATACATAGTAGAAGGAACCATAATAACTTGGTGCCAGCACAGACATTTATCCTAGTTGTAGACCATAGTGTTCAGATAGCATTTCTATTTGTGAACTGAATCTCGTATGATTAGAGTACGTACTGTTTGGAACACAGTAAATTGTCCTGATTTGTAGGAGTTGAACATTTTCCTATGGAGTGCCTGCATACCAGATGAGGTTGCTTCGAATTCTATACCATGCTGGGCGCTTGAATATGTTTGTGGTTCTACTTGTAGGAGATCAACCATGCTGGGGCTGGTGGATTGTGGGCAGAGCTCGTAAGTAACAGGGGTaaggaaaaacatatatgtgcTACAGAAGAGATCGTAAGATGATAGAAGTAACAGAGTTCAGGATATTGTACTTTTGCTGAATTTTTCTAGCTATCACAAATTCACTTCCAGGTTTTGAGGCTGGTGGACCTAATACACCTTCAAACATCGACCCATGGCTGATAATTGGGAATGAATCAAGTATCATTGTTGGGACTGATAGGACATCCTGGTTTGAGCGAAATCTGGTGGCCCTTCGGATggaaattttttgtgattctAAAGGAACCAGTATCTGCCCTTCTGGAGGTGTAGGGGTCTACAATCCTGGTTACTGGGGCATGGTACGCTGtgtttcttatttatttaccCATCCATTtacaaccttttttttgtttatattagcTTATGTGACAGTTTTAATTTCATCTGCCATGTATTTATATGGTTAAACATCGTGGAATGTACTATATACTATTGCCTCTCGTTTTCCAGAACATTGAAAGAAGAAAGGTTTATAAGGTGGCCCTGCACATTAGATCTTTGGATGCAGTATCCTTGACTGTTTCTTTGACAAGCTCTGACGGTCTCCAGAGATTGGCCTCTCACACTATAACGTAATGTCACGTTTCCATTAATATCACCAGAACGCTGCATAGATTTTTGTGTAATAAGTGCATGTACTTCCATGGCGCTTTCAGGGCTAGCAAGAAACAATTTGCTAAATGGACAAAGATAGAGTTTCATTTGAAATCCAGCCAAACCAATACTAATTCAAGGCTCCAGCTTACAACCAGTAAAAGTGGGGTGATTTGGCTCGACCAGGTGTCAGTTATGCCATTGGATACGTACATGGTATACTTCATTTaccttttatttattcatCAGTAAGCTCCaactattgattttttttaaagagctACTCATCAATTTTTTGTATAGCTCTTATCCCATAAGGGAAATTCATGTTGAGTTGCCATCTACATGTTTTCATACTAGGGACACGGTTTTAGGAAAGATCTCGCTTCTATGTTGGCAAATCTAAACCCTCAATTTCTCAAGTTTCCAGGTTTGAAGACTTTACTTTTAATATTTCATCTGAAGATAAGTATAATTATTATGATTAGTTTTGATAATATGTACCAAATTACTTAGGTGGTAACTATGCCATGGGAAATTATCTGCGGAATGCATTTCGGTGGAGTGAAACTGTGGGTCCATGGGAGGAAAGACCTGGACACTTCAATGATGCCTGGGGATACTGGACTGATGATGGGCTTGGATTCTTTGAGTTCCTTCAGGTAATTGGAACATAGTCCTTGACTTCAaaactaatatttatttaaaatattcatTAGTTCGTATTGATATTTATATACTGCAGCTAGCTGAAGACCTTGGTGCTTCACCAGTATGGGTGGTCAATGATGGTAATTCGAATCTCCATGGATTATTAGGTTCGACTAACACTTTGTTTCGTGTTGTGTTATGAACTGTTTTCAACATTTCAGGAGCAAGCCAAAATGAAGAGGTGTCTACCGCAACAATTGCATCACTAGTGAAGGTATGCTCTTCCAAAATATTCAATCTTTTGATAAAACATTCAATCTCTAACTTCAATACATTGCTACCCTTTCCTGCATTTCCTTCATGCTTGTAATATTCAggacgttgttgatggcatcgaGTTTGCCAGGGGAGGGCCCGAGACTACATGGGGTTCAGTTCGTACAGCAATGGGCCATCCAAAACCCTTTAACCTTGACTATGTTTCAATAGGGAATCAAGAATGCTGGATGCTCTATTACAGAGGTCTGTAGTTCTTCAGTCACATGTCCTTCCTAACTTCATACCAAGAATTGATTTTCAGTACATCTGAAGGTGATATTTAAACTTTATGGATGTCATTTCTGTACTTCATCTTGAAAACTGTTGTTAATCGAATTATTGCATGTTTGTGCTTGCAGTTGATAGACCaagtgtttcttttttccttataCATCAGCTTTCAATAGCATTTTTGTCctgtataaaataatttcgACGGCCTTTTATATCTTGTGAATAAGCAGGGAAAACTCATATTATCTGTGTTTTCAATTAACAGGCAATTACCAAAAATTCTATTCTGCAATTAAAGCTGCCTATCCAGACATCAACATCATATCGAGTTGTGATAAATCCACTATTTCTCCATCCAACTCTGCCGATCTATATGATGTTCATGTAATGTCTATTCATTACGTTCCGTTCCTTGTTACTTCCACAATTTCGTATTGcttttttcttccaaattaTAGTTTCATGTTTGGATGACAAAAACATCATCTTTACCCCAGGTTTATACCTCATCTAGTGATATGTTTTCCAGAACTAGTATGTTTGACAACACACCACGCAGTGGGCCAAAGGTATGCCTAAACGCTATTCCGATGtatgatatgtatatatttccaGTTTCCATGCTGAGAAATGACTTGTGAAGCTCTATGGTTCTTCAGGCTATTGTAAGTGAGTATGCTGTGACCGGAAGTGATTCTGGCAAAGGAACACTGGTAGCAGCACTAGCAGAGGCAGCATTTCTGGTTGGATTAGAAAGAAACAGGTTAATAATcatacttttatttatttttcttttttgcggGGCCAACCGCAGAGTGGGTGGCCAAATTCATTAAGAGGGAGAATGTACAATTGTGTTTCGTTTACAAGAGAGATCGACAAGAAGCTGTCGATGTGAGCCTAGTTTGTCACAGCCGACAAACCGGTGGAGAAAAACTAATACCGACTACTCACTAATTGATTTCAACAGGCCCGCGACCTTCCAAACTTCAATCTCATCCCTAATACCCTGCACCACGCCTTCCATTGAATTGTGTGACTGATTGAAAACGCGgttgtttctttccttccACACCATCCAGCACGTTAGCTGTACCAGGGCATCAAAATTTTTTCTGTATCCCTTCCGGCAATGGGCTCTTGTGTCCAGCCACCATTCCCCCAGTGGGAGGTCCTCCTCCCCCGGTAGCGTGAAATGAATTTGTACCCAATTCCTTAATCTTGCCCAAACTTCATTTGTGAAACGGCACTCCACAAATAGGTGCGCACAACTTTCTTGCATTGCTGGGCATAGCCTACACCCCGCCTGATGCTGCCACCCTCGCTGCGCCAGGTTGTCGGCTGTCAGGCACCGCCCCTTCTCCGCCAACCACATGAAGAATTTGATCTTGGCTGGAGCGCGTGATTTCCAAATGAGCTTTGAGCAGACGGCCCTTGTGTTGGATGCAAAGAAGAATTTGTAAGCTTCTGAGACAGTATAGCTTCCTTTGGTCGCCGTCTTCCATACTGCTACATCCTCCTGATCTGGGGAGAGCACAATCTGTCTCACCTCGTCCCAGACCGCTAGGAATTCAGCAATTGCTCTGTTCGATGGGGCGCCCTTTATATCGCGCACCCATCTGTTATTACGGATGCCCTCTGCTACCGTTATGTTGGCCCTTTCTATGTGACTGTACAGACAGCTCTTGGAGTGCATGATACTTCCCCCGGGCAGCCAATCTGCTTTCCAGAAATTGACAGCCCCACCGTTGCCAACAACAAACTTTGTTGCCGAGTAAAATAGATTCTCCATCAGTCTTGGTTGCTTAACTGGGTACTTCGTCCAAGGTCTGTCTCTGTGGTCTTGCTGCAGCGCCTTCCATTTCAATCGCAGCGCCTTGCCAAAGAGGTCGAGGTCCTTTATTCCTAATCCACCGTTGTCGGTCGGCATGCAAACCAACTTCCATGCCACCAAGCAGTGACCTCCACTCACTTCTTCCTGTCCCTTCCACAGAAACGCGTGGCATTTTCGGTTGATTTCTTTCAGAGCCCACCGTGGTAACTCCATTACTGTCATCAGGTGCAAGGGCAAAGCAAACAGGATGGCCTTGATGAGAGTCAGCCGGTCACCCATGGATAGAAACTTCGGTTTCCACCCGgcgaatttttttcaaaaccggTCTAGCAAAGGTTGAATCTCTGGTTTAGTTAGCTTCCGAAGGGAGAGTGGCAGCCCCAGATATGTTATAGGAAAGTTCTCAATTTTGCAGTCAAGGATATTCTGAACCAGCTCAGTCTCTTCCTGGGAGCATTGAATTGGGCCCAGAGGCCTGTAGCAGATCCGAAAAGATCAAGAATTGCCTTCAGTCCATGCGTCTCTTGCTCTGTGGGTCTGAAGAAAATGATGGCATTGTCAGCATACAAAGAGATTGCAGACAACACCTTGTTCCCATCAATTGGCCCCAATATTGCTGTCTATCATGGTGAACCACCGATTTGATACTGCTAGCTTTGGGCATCAAATGTCATGCTCCTTATTGAGGGCTTCAGGCCACCATCAGTCTGCGGGCTCTTTGCATCACTGGTTGATTGCATTACAAACATAAATGTTTTACACCTTGATTTCCTGCAGCGACGTGGTAGAGATGGCAAGCTGCGCACCACTTTTTGTAAATGACAATGATCGCAGGTAAGGACCCCAAACGGAACAGGAGTTCATTTTTCTTCAGAATTGATTTTCCTTGCATCATATCTGATAATGCACAAccctaaaaaatatacaaataaaattgatatgtACCATAGGTGGAGTCCAGATGCCATTGTGTTCAACTCATGGCAGAACTATGGATGCCCAAACTACTGGATGCTACATTTCTTCAAGGATTCAAGCGGCGGAATGCTTCACCCATCAAACGTCCAGATCTCCAGCTACAACCAGCTGGTTGCATCTGCCATCACTTGGCAGAGTAGCAAAGACAAGAGCACTTACCTGAAAATAAAGGTGCGagttaagctagctagccctTTGTTTCAGAGTGCTAGGCAATTATAATCTGGAATGACCAACGGagcacaaaacaaacaaaatcctTTTTTGCTTTGCAGGTGGTGAACTTTGGCAACAAAGCAGTGAATCTCAGCATATCTGTGTCTGGGATGGAGGAGGGCATCAAGAGCTCAGGGTCGAAGAAGACGGTGCTTACGTCCAGCGGGCCGCTTGATGAGAACTCATTCCAGCAGCCACAAAAGGTT includes:
- the LOC102720723 gene encoding alpha-L-arabinofuranosidase 1-like — encoded protein: MAVQRADAGSWLHALVLVYALCWALSLSLVVVEGQTGQLNVDASSQNARKIPDKMFGIFFEEINHAGAGGLWAELVSNRGFEAGGPNTPSNIDPWLIIGNESSIIVGTDRTSWFERNLVALRMEIFCDSKGTSICPSGGVGVYNPGYWGMNIERRKVYKVALHIRSLDAVSLTVSLTSSDGLQRLASHTITASKKQFAKWTKIEFHLKSSQTNTNSRLQLTTSKSGVIWLDQVSVMPLDTYMGHGFRKDLASMLANLNPQFLKFPGGNYAMGNYLRNAFRWSETVGPWEERPGHFNDAWGYWTDDGLGFFEFLQLAEDLGASPVWVVNDGASQNEEVSTATIASLVKDVVDGIEFARGGPETTWGSVRTAMGHPKPFNLDYVSIGNQECWMLYYRGNYQKFYSAIKAAYPDINIISSCDKSTISPSNSADLYDVHVYTSSSDMFSRTSMFDNTPRSGPKAIVSEYAVTGSDSGKGTLVAALAEAAFLVGLERNSDVVEMASCAPLFVNDNDRRWSPDAIVFNSWQNYGCPNYWMLHFFKDSSGGMLHPSNVQISSYNQLVASAITWQSSKDKSTYLKIKVVNFGNKAVNLSISVSGMEEGIKSSGSKKTVLTSSGPLDENSFQQPQKVAPVSTPMDNANQQMDVSVGAYSLTSFDLLLEPSKHSCS